In Gigantopelta aegis isolate Gae_Host chromosome 6, Gae_host_genome, whole genome shotgun sequence, the following are encoded in one genomic region:
- the LOC121376508 gene encoding uncharacterized protein LOC121376508 isoform X1, whose product MFRILLLKGLVHSLTKTHTEEVTEYDHRTWDPVHKMCSIIQRVFEDNYFNSKSVNNHIIEISLNIILPMVNHNSKTVRDIYIKIVSNFENIFSFHDAFRRIVECKMSNCSLEIFPDSTYKEDGGCPMYQFAGMLGSMPVTANILISNPQCISKGHIGRCNEKKKQETFQLHKNNIDVLQSLNSHSNIVQLVAFQIKPFPYFAIQEDLRGRCLNTRLLETRASRSWFSERDKLLYLLDIISGLQYIHSRDIIVRNITPISLILTEEKIKLADMSYACTPKEDMSPGNLPTLWLPWEAIWKGQFTKMSDVYALGLTAYGIWTHGCEPYTELYGKKREDILKLVMFHKIQPFQWACIPDRVHSLILRCTKHEAKERVELRVLKQEVQEILKSTTTTVTRFRIQEVLDEDDMYPEISHSQKERKHVPEKGIPLEIMRMRKKDPYVNQSFSMWIPSSIPQVQPRELSSIDNLTITEQVDNVLVLEPVTKDFVTDMLPYLKAENFTNTGGDMTPEPLTSPGKTYPYTLESIYPFGKTLKEAAMAKELPEYYSIYEVVSVDITVLYLDVCLKVAERINEYHENGWLHRDISAETILVAKSFVDSRTFQVFMPRLGRMCKYPINTTQSGKFIKRKSFKNRIRWLPAEAIIDGVYSPQSDVYMWAVMCWEVLTLLHLWDNNPTRSEALSVPFCMVNEDEVVFRKLSEESLDRPISCPYWFYSLLQHCWQLNRSHRPNMVDIIMRMKEKLSTVPMQLGGGKPRVAMRPKPGRRRRPHNHREAVMSEHCVANESLPDSASVSTASGIFLAKPTGRGQPTEVDKERRHPAYRFGNWGYGIANGSDISSCSLQDIRKGVSALPNCYAPMSSSLQSLTIEEPCLQYSNGPYTSKPGRRRLPHVRLEAVMSEHCVANESPPDTASVSTASGFFLAKPTGRGQPTEVDKEREPSACRCGNWDYGIANGSDMSCSFQDIRKRVPAFPNCYDPMSSSLQSLTIEEPFLQYSNGPYTSGGNLESREQPPRFHNIKNRVFDWSKKTSKECEDEGYLTASHYQTLDRHIHEDSDQEELYMTLG is encoded by the exons AGGTGACAGAATATGACCATAGAACCTGGGATCCAGTTCACAAAATGTGTTCTATTATACAAAGGGTATTTGAGGACAACTATTTTAACTCAAAATCTGTTAATAATCATATTATTGAAATTTCTTTGAATATTATTCTCCCTATGGTGAATCACAATTCAAAGACCGTTCgcgatatatatattaaaattgtgaGTAACTTTGAAAACATCTTCAGCTTCCATGATGCATTCAGGAGAATAGTGGAATGTAAGATGTCGAACTGTTCCTTGGAGATATTTCCAGACAGCACCTACAAAGAGGATGGCGGGTGTCCCATGTATCAGTTTGCAGGAATGCTCGGTTCCATGCCTGTCACTGCGAACATTTTGATTTCAAACCCTCAGTGTATTTCCAAAGGTCATATTGGCAGATGTAACGAGAAGAAAAAGCAGGAAACTTTCCAGTTGCATAAAAACAACATTGATGTACTGCAatcgttaaacagtcattcaAACATTGTGCAACTTGTCGCTTTCCAGATAAAGCCGTTTCCGTATTTTGCAATTCAAGAGGATCTTAGAGGTCGCTGCCTGAACACCCGTTTACTAGAAACACGAGCAAGTAGAAGTTGGTTTTCCGAACGAGACAAACTTTTATATCTTTTAGACATCATTAGCGGATTGCAGTACATTCATTCTAGAGATATTATTGTTAGAAACATTACACCAATCAGCCTCATTCTAACTGAAGAGAAAATCAAACTGGCAGATATGAGCTATGCATGTACACCAAAGGAAG ATATGTCACCAGGAAATTTACCAACGCTATGGCTACCATGGGAAGCTATTTGGAAAGGTCAGTTCACAAAAATGTCTGACGTCTACGCTCTTGGTCTTACTGCTTACGGAATATGGACACATGGGTGTGAACCATATACAGAACTATATGGAAAGAAAAGAGAAGACATACTGAAACTT gtgATGTTTCACAAGATACAGCCGTTTCAGTGGGCGTGTATTCCTGACCGTGTTCATAGTCTGATTCTGCGTTGCACGAAACACGAAGCAAAAGAACGAGTAGAACTGAGAGTTCTAAAACAGGAAGTTCAGGAGATACTGAAATCTACTACAACAACGG TTACAAGATTTCGCATTCAGGAAGTTCTTGATGAAGATGATATGTATCCGGAGATAAGTCATTCCCAGAAAGAGCGTAAACATGTTCCAGAAAAG GGCATTCCTTTGGAGATTATGCGCATGAGGAAAAAGG ACCCTTATGTTAATCAGTCCTTCTCGATGTGGATACCTTCCAGCATTCCTCAAGTACAACCAAGAGAGCTTTCGTCTATAGACAACCTGACCATCACAGAACAG GTTGACAACGTTCTGGTGCTGGAGCCAGTGACTAAGGATTTTGTTACCGACATGCTGCCATATTTAAAAGCAGAAAACTTCACTAACACAGGTGGAGACATGACACCCGAACCGCTGACTTCTCCTGGCAAGACGTATCCATATACTTTG GAAAGCATCTACCCGTTTGGTAAGACGCTAAAGGAAGCCGCCATGGCCAAAGAGCTACCAGAATACTACAGTATATACGAAGTGGTTTCGGTTGATATTACTGTCCTGTACTTGGATGTCTGTTTGAAGGTGGCTGAACGAATCAACGAGTACCACGAAAACGGTTGGCTTCACCGAGACATATCGGCAGAGACCATCCTAGTTGCAAAGTCATTTGTTGATTCAAGGACCTTTCAG GTGTTTATGCCACGACTAGGACGAATGTGCAAATATCCCATTAATACCACTCAGTCGGGGAAGTTCATCAAGAGAAAgagttttaaaaacagaatCAGATG gcTCCCTGCAGAAGCTATTATTGACGGGGTATATTCCCCCCAGAGTGACGTGTACATGTGGGCCGTCATGTGCTGGGAAGTCCTCACTCTCCTACACCTGTGGGACAACAACCCAACTCGAAGTGAAGCGCTTTCGGTGCCTTTCTGTATGGTCAACGAAGATGAG GTTGTTTTCCGGAAACTCAGTGAAGAGTCCCTGGATAGGCCAATCTCGTGTCCTTATTGGTTTTACAGTCTCTTACAACACTGCTGGCAGCTAAACAGATCCCATCGACCAAACATGGTGGATATAATTATGCGCATGAAAGAAAA ACTTTCAACAGTACCCATGCAGTTAGGTGGTGGCAAACCTCGTGTTGCTATGAGACCAAAGCCAGGCCGCCGTCGACGACCACATAATCATCGGGAAGCCGTGATGAGTGAGCACTGTGTGGCTAACGAAAGTCTTCCAGATTCTGCGAGTGTTTCCACTGCTAGCGGGATTTTCTTGGCTAAACCAACTGGACGAGGCCAGCCGACTGAAGTGGATAAGGAAAGAAGACACCCAGCATATAGATTTGGAAACTGGGGCTATGGGATAGCAAACGGTAGCGACATCTCGTCTTGTTCATTGCAGGACATTCGAAAAGGAGTTTCAGCTTTACCCAACTGCTATGCTCCAATGTCATCTAGTCTCCAGTCTTTGACGATTGAAGAACCGTGTCTGCAATACAGTAATGGACCATACACATCGAAACCAGGCCGCCGTCGATTACCACATGTTCGTCTGGAAGCCGTGATGAGCGAGCACTGTGTCGCGAACGAAAGTCCTCCAGATACAGCGAGTGTTTCCACTGCTAGCGGGTTTTTCTTGGCTAAACCAACTGGACGAGGCCAGCCGACTGAAGTGGATAAGGAAAGGGAACCTTCAGCATGTAGATGTGGAAACTGGGACTATGGGATAGCAAACGGCAGTGACATGTCGTGTTCATTCCAAGACATTCGAAAAAGAGTTCCAGCTTTCCCCAATTGCTATGATCCAATGTCATCTAGTCTCCAGTCTTTGACGATTGAAGAACCGTTCCTGCAATACAGTAATGGGCCATATACATCTGGAGGTAACCTAGAGTCTCGAGAACAACCTCCCCGGTTTCACAATATAAAAAATCGTGTATTTGACTGGTCCAAGAAGACTTCCAAAGAGTGTGAAGATGAAGGATACCTGACTGCATCGCATTATCAAACGCTAGATAGACATATACATGAAGACTCTGATCAAGAAGAACTTTACATGACTTTAGGGTAG
- the LOC121376508 gene encoding uncharacterized protein LOC121376508 isoform X2 encodes MSYACTPKEDMSPGNLPTLWLPWEAIWKGQFTKMSDVYALGLTAYGIWTHGCEPYTELYGKKREDILKLVMFHKIQPFQWACIPDRVHSLILRCTKHEAKERVELRVLKQEVQEILKSTTTTVTRFRIQEVLDEDDMYPEISHSQKERKHVPEKGIPLEIMRMRKKDPYVNQSFSMWIPSSIPQVQPRELSSIDNLTITEQVDNVLVLEPVTKDFVTDMLPYLKAENFTNTGGDMTPEPLTSPGKTYPYTLESIYPFGKTLKEAAMAKELPEYYSIYEVVSVDITVLYLDVCLKVAERINEYHENGWLHRDISAETILVAKSFVDSRTFQVFMPRLGRMCKYPINTTQSGKFIKRKSFKNRIRWLPAEAIIDGVYSPQSDVYMWAVMCWEVLTLLHLWDNNPTRSEALSVPFCMVNEDEVVFRKLSEESLDRPISCPYWFYSLLQHCWQLNRSHRPNMVDIIMRMKEKLSTVPMQLGGGKPRVAMRPKPGRRRRPHNHREAVMSEHCVANESLPDSASVSTASGIFLAKPTGRGQPTEVDKERRHPAYRFGNWGYGIANGSDISSCSLQDIRKGVSALPNCYAPMSSSLQSLTIEEPCLQYSNGPYTSKPGRRRLPHVRLEAVMSEHCVANESPPDTASVSTASGFFLAKPTGRGQPTEVDKEREPSACRCGNWDYGIANGSDMSCSFQDIRKRVPAFPNCYDPMSSSLQSLTIEEPFLQYSNGPYTSGGNLESREQPPRFHNIKNRVFDWSKKTSKECEDEGYLTASHYQTLDRHIHEDSDQEELYMTLG; translated from the exons ATATGTCACCAGGAAATTTACCAACGCTATGGCTACCATGGGAAGCTATTTGGAAAGGTCAGTTCACAAAAATGTCTGACGTCTACGCTCTTGGTCTTACTGCTTACGGAATATGGACACATGGGTGTGAACCATATACAGAACTATATGGAAAGAAAAGAGAAGACATACTGAAACTT gtgATGTTTCACAAGATACAGCCGTTTCAGTGGGCGTGTATTCCTGACCGTGTTCATAGTCTGATTCTGCGTTGCACGAAACACGAAGCAAAAGAACGAGTAGAACTGAGAGTTCTAAAACAGGAAGTTCAGGAGATACTGAAATCTACTACAACAACGG TTACAAGATTTCGCATTCAGGAAGTTCTTGATGAAGATGATATGTATCCGGAGATAAGTCATTCCCAGAAAGAGCGTAAACATGTTCCAGAAAAG GGCATTCCTTTGGAGATTATGCGCATGAGGAAAAAGG ACCCTTATGTTAATCAGTCCTTCTCGATGTGGATACCTTCCAGCATTCCTCAAGTACAACCAAGAGAGCTTTCGTCTATAGACAACCTGACCATCACAGAACAG GTTGACAACGTTCTGGTGCTGGAGCCAGTGACTAAGGATTTTGTTACCGACATGCTGCCATATTTAAAAGCAGAAAACTTCACTAACACAGGTGGAGACATGACACCCGAACCGCTGACTTCTCCTGGCAAGACGTATCCATATACTTTG GAAAGCATCTACCCGTTTGGTAAGACGCTAAAGGAAGCCGCCATGGCCAAAGAGCTACCAGAATACTACAGTATATACGAAGTGGTTTCGGTTGATATTACTGTCCTGTACTTGGATGTCTGTTTGAAGGTGGCTGAACGAATCAACGAGTACCACGAAAACGGTTGGCTTCACCGAGACATATCGGCAGAGACCATCCTAGTTGCAAAGTCATTTGTTGATTCAAGGACCTTTCAG GTGTTTATGCCACGACTAGGACGAATGTGCAAATATCCCATTAATACCACTCAGTCGGGGAAGTTCATCAAGAGAAAgagttttaaaaacagaatCAGATG gcTCCCTGCAGAAGCTATTATTGACGGGGTATATTCCCCCCAGAGTGACGTGTACATGTGGGCCGTCATGTGCTGGGAAGTCCTCACTCTCCTACACCTGTGGGACAACAACCCAACTCGAAGTGAAGCGCTTTCGGTGCCTTTCTGTATGGTCAACGAAGATGAG GTTGTTTTCCGGAAACTCAGTGAAGAGTCCCTGGATAGGCCAATCTCGTGTCCTTATTGGTTTTACAGTCTCTTACAACACTGCTGGCAGCTAAACAGATCCCATCGACCAAACATGGTGGATATAATTATGCGCATGAAAGAAAA ACTTTCAACAGTACCCATGCAGTTAGGTGGTGGCAAACCTCGTGTTGCTATGAGACCAAAGCCAGGCCGCCGTCGACGACCACATAATCATCGGGAAGCCGTGATGAGTGAGCACTGTGTGGCTAACGAAAGTCTTCCAGATTCTGCGAGTGTTTCCACTGCTAGCGGGATTTTCTTGGCTAAACCAACTGGACGAGGCCAGCCGACTGAAGTGGATAAGGAAAGAAGACACCCAGCATATAGATTTGGAAACTGGGGCTATGGGATAGCAAACGGTAGCGACATCTCGTCTTGTTCATTGCAGGACATTCGAAAAGGAGTTTCAGCTTTACCCAACTGCTATGCTCCAATGTCATCTAGTCTCCAGTCTTTGACGATTGAAGAACCGTGTCTGCAATACAGTAATGGACCATACACATCGAAACCAGGCCGCCGTCGATTACCACATGTTCGTCTGGAAGCCGTGATGAGCGAGCACTGTGTCGCGAACGAAAGTCCTCCAGATACAGCGAGTGTTTCCACTGCTAGCGGGTTTTTCTTGGCTAAACCAACTGGACGAGGCCAGCCGACTGAAGTGGATAAGGAAAGGGAACCTTCAGCATGTAGATGTGGAAACTGGGACTATGGGATAGCAAACGGCAGTGACATGTCGTGTTCATTCCAAGACATTCGAAAAAGAGTTCCAGCTTTCCCCAATTGCTATGATCCAATGTCATCTAGTCTCCAGTCTTTGACGATTGAAGAACCGTTCCTGCAATACAGTAATGGGCCATATACATCTGGAGGTAACCTAGAGTCTCGAGAACAACCTCCCCGGTTTCACAATATAAAAAATCGTGTATTTGACTGGTCCAAGAAGACTTCCAAAGAGTGTGAAGATGAAGGATACCTGACTGCATCGCATTATCAAACGCTAGATAGACATATACATGAAGACTCTGATCAAGAAGAACTTTACATGACTTTAGGGTAG